From the genome of Cryptococcus tetragattii IND107 chromosome 6, whole genome shotgun sequence, one region includes:
- a CDS encoding nucleolar protein 58 yields the protein MLVLTETSVGFVVFKLSSDAKIDNKDLWKEFETPEGANKALKVQAIQRFTSTASAVEDLAAVQDGRLTDSLSKFLLDTVGGADGEKKKKKKKIEEMLVVSDPKLAGTINKTLSIPVLSDSSTQDLYRGIRQQLASLLGGVDQKDLNTMSLGLGHSLSRFKLKFSTDKVDTMVIQAIALLDDLDKEINIYAMRVKEWYGWHFPEMAKIIVDNIAFARVVKAMGFRTNAVTTDFSLLLPEDLEATLKSAAELSMGTEISDSDMAHIHSLCDQVISISEYRTQLSEYLRNRMQAIAPNLTALVGELVGARLISHAGSLMNLAKHPASTVQILGAEKALFRALKTKHDTPKYGLIYHASLIGQAPQKLKGKMARMVATKAALSIRVDALSDADSRSDVSAAEVGISNRVKLESRLRALEHQAGIQSVRKVVSANGHQGRQQPRFEMSGATGSYNAATDNVPLNGDLLPTQPATEQMKEGKDDSKEKKDKKKKRKSEIADAGDVTMDGDADLSMVAGETKEERRARKEAKKAAKAAKKAAEESGDGEKKSKKRRADEDEDGEKKKKKKKKDE from the exons ATGCTCGTCCTTACAGAGACATCCGTCGGCTTCGTCGTCTTCAAGCTTAGCAGTGATGCCAAGATCGACAACAAGGACCTTTGGAAGGAGTTTGAGACACCCGAGGGTGCCAACAAGGC TTTGAAGGTCCAGGCCATTCAAAGATTTACATCCACAGCATCCGCCGTTGAAGATCTGGCCGCTGTCCAAGACGGACGATTGACAGACTCTCTCTCCAAGTTTTTGCTTGACACTGTCGGCGGTGCCGATggcgaaaagaagaagaagaagaagaagattgaggagatgTTGGTTGTCTCTGATCCCAAGTTGG CCGGTACCATCAACAAAactctctccatccccgTCCTCTCTGACTCCTCCACCCAGGACCTCTACCGTGGTATCCGTCAACAGCTCGCCTCTCTTCTCGGCGGCGTTGACCAGAAAGATCTCAACACCATGTCTCTTGGTCTAGGTCACTCTCTCTCCCGGTTCAAGCTTAAGTTCTCCACCGACAAGGTCGACACTATGGTTATCCAGGCTATCGCTTTGCTCGACGATTTGGACAAGGAGATTAACATATACGCCATGAGGGTTAAGGAGTGGTACGGATGGCATTTCCCCGAAATGGCCAAGATCATCGTCGACAACATTGCTTTCGCTCGTGTTGTGAAGGCCATGG GCTTCCGAACTAACGCCGTTACCACCGacttctccctcctccttcctgaAGACCTCGAAGCTACCCTTAAATCTGCCGCCGAGCTCTCTATGGGTACTGAAATCTCCGATTCCGACATGGCCCACATCCACTCTCTCTGTGACCAagtcatctccatctccgaATACCGCACCCAGCTCTCCGAATACCTCCGCAACCGTATGCAAGCCATCGCTCCCAACCTTACCGCCCTTGTCGGGGAGCTCGTCGGTGCCCGATTGATCAGCCACGCCGGTAGCTTGATGAACCTTGCCAAGCACCCCGCCAGTACCGTCCAAATTCTCGGTGCCGAGAAGGCCCTCTTCCGAGCGCTTAAGACCAAGCACGATACCCCTAAGTACGGTCTCATCTACCACGCTTCCCTCATTGGTCAAGCTCCTCAAAAACTCAAGGGTAAGATGGCCCGTATGGTTGCTACCAAGGCTGCCCTCTCAATCCGTGTCGACGCCCTTTCCGACGCCGACTCTCGATCAGACGTCTCCGCTGCCGAGGTTGGTATCTCCAACCGAGTCAAGCTCGAATCCAGGCTCCGTGCTTTGGAGCACCAAGCTGGTATCCAAAGTGTGCGCAAGGTCGTGAGCGCCAATGGCCACCAAGGAAGGCAACAGCCCAGGTTCGAAATGAGCGGCGCTACTGGTTCCTACAACGCTGCTACCGACAATGTTCCTCTCAACGGTGacctccttcccacccaACCTGCCACCGAGCaaatgaaggaaggaaaggacgacagcaaggagaagaaggacaagaagaagaagaggaagagcgagaTTGCCGACGCTGGTGATGTCACCATGGACGGTGACGCGGATCTGAGCATGGTCGCTGGTGAAaccaaggaggagaggagagcgaggaaggaggCTAAGAAGGCT GCCAAGGCCgcgaagaaggctgccGAGGAGTCTGGCGatggcgagaagaagtccaagaagagacgagcggacgaggatgaggatggcgagaagaagaaaaagaagaagaagaaggacgagtaG